The Shinella zoogloeoides genome contains the following window.
CGAGAAGCATGGTCTTTGCGTTCATGGTGTTTTCCAGTTCTCAATCGTGTTCGAGAGCCGGGGCGAAGGCCCCGGGGACATTCGTTCGACGCGGTCAGAACCGGGGAGGGGGATTGAGCGGGCGCAGCGCAAGGCCGGCAAGCTGCGGCGTGACGGCCGGCAGGCGGCTCGAAAGGGTGGAGAAGCGGGCCGGCGTTTCCAGCCGCTCGGCCTCGATTGCGAAACAGGCGGCGCAGGCCACGGGATGCGCCATGGGCTTGGTCTTGCCCTTATCCATGCCTTTGTCCGCCGACGTGTCGCCGGTTTCCCCGGTCATGGCGTGCATGGCATGCATGCCCGACGGCTGGGCGACCGTCATCGCCGCCGCCATCGCCGGAATCCATCCGGCAAGCACGGCGCCCAGAAGGGCGAGGACGAAGAAAATCTGTCTCATGGCGCAAGAGATAGGGGCAGCCCGCGCGAAAGAAAAGGGGGGCCTTGTGCTTCTCCCGTTGGCGCGGCGCAAAGGGTGGCGGCGAAGACGCCTGCGCCCTTGCCGCTGCCCGTTCAATCCGCTAGGGAAACCACAACGGAAATACAGGAATTTCGGGTATCCCGATGAGCGAAAAGCAGAAAAAACCGCAGAAGCTGAAAGCCCGCCTGCCGCGCGGCTTTGTCGACCGTGACGCCGCGGACATTCGCGCCGTGAACGAGATGACCGCGCGTATCCGCGAGGTCTACGAGCGCTACGGCTTCGACCCGGTCGAAACGCCGCTGATGGAATATACCGACGCGCTCGGGAAATTCCTGCCGGACAGCGACCGTCCCAACGAGGGCGTGTTCTCGCTGCAGGACGACGACGACCAGTGGATGAGCCTGCGCTACGACCTGACGGCGCCGCTCGCCCGCCATGTCGCGGAGAATTTCAACGAGATCCAGCTTCCCTACCGCACCTATCGCGCCGGCTACGTCTTCCGCAACGAGAAGCCCGGCCCGGGCCGCTTCCGCCAGTTCATGCAGTTCGACGCCGACACGGTCGGTGCGGCCGGTGTGCAGGCGGATGCCGAAATGTGCATGATGTTCGCCGACACGATGGAAGCGCTGGGCATCAAGCGCGGCGACTACGTGATCCGCGTCAACAACCGCAAGGTTCTCGACGGCGTGCTGGAGGCCATCGGCCTCGGCGGGGAAGACAATGCCGGCGCGCGCCTCACCGTGCTGCGCGCCATCGACAAGCTCGACAAGTTCGGCCCCGAAGGCGTCCGGCTGCTGCTCGGCGAAGGCCGCAAGGACGAATCCGGCGACTTCACCAAGGGAGCGCGCCTCAATGCCGACCAGATCGAGAAGGTGCTCTTCTTCGTCGGCATCAAGGACTATGCGC
Protein-coding sequences here:
- the hisS gene encoding histidine--tRNA ligase; this translates as MSEKQKKPQKLKARLPRGFVDRDAADIRAVNEMTARIREVYERYGFDPVETPLMEYTDALGKFLPDSDRPNEGVFSLQDDDDQWMSLRYDLTAPLARHVAENFNEIQLPYRTYRAGYVFRNEKPGPGRFRQFMQFDADTVGAAGVQADAEMCMMFADTMEALGIKRGDYVIRVNNRKVLDGVLEAIGLGGEDNAGARLTVLRAIDKLDKFGPEGVRLLLGEGRKDESGDFTKGARLNADQIEKVLFFVGIKDYAQSAADLAKLVEGSARGSEGVEELNQIGHLVTSAGYRPDRIKIDPSVVRGLEYYTGPVFEAELQFAVTNEKGEKVVFGSVGGGGRYDGLVSRFMGQPVPATGFSIGVSRLMTALKNLGKLGQSEVVAPVLVTVMDGDIESMGRYQRFTQELRAAGIRAEMYQGNWKKFGNQLKYADRRNAPIAIIQGGDERAEGVVQIKDLIEGKRLSGEIEDNTSWREARVAQVSVPEAEFVAKVREILEAQAEDRARAV